A stretch of the Lolium perenne isolate Kyuss_39 chromosome 3, Kyuss_2.0, whole genome shotgun sequence genome encodes the following:
- the LOC139837829 gene encoding uncharacterized protein: MLVLAWPITGGKPTKSFRRRRTPEDFARSSRLLLSSSQTPAAASPLPCAPSPGFVCSPCLGNPFPLARPWAKGPRPAFSRPRSPLSLSLPNPSSTITFGIPGFDHVQPSTEFFPPAAAALRRPRHSLPGGDHRSPPRSHHCCPGDPPLPGRSLRAAAAGGAAAVAADAPGGLRRDRRAAAADAAAVVAATQRRAAAVPAAAIHHLRAEPYLGAGVPLLQQPAAFFPTGTLQQQQQLPPPPTPPLQLLSSPTLSLPFGGQLQQQQQLSSRPTPQQRLLPPPTPSLPFGGVGATLAPGSTSTPPGMPFHQVCFPPSPSPLPAWIAIRHVSAAVRLQAAARGLLVRRRVREMRDLQLQLLQVALRCATDLDLVRCVGDLGRAVCPTGGGHVVFPAGSDLKVCAIDSHPAGRRHGVTDRSALRSTTAFRRRPPRGLLLSRWFPWDPGGCTGARPTGEWCPLYFQGSTIKRPSLFQVESNKTSRDVKGSFLGVRIVLRRVMVCFGCSSRTSCMSRWGVVLEYVGPVSFMICLGVK, encoded by the exons ATGCTCGTACTGGCTTGGCCCATAACTGGTGGTAAGCCCACAAAGAGCTTCCGGCGCCGCAGGACACCCGAGGATTTCGCTCGCAGCTCGCGGTTGCTGCTCTCCTCCTCGCAGACGCCGGCCGCCGCCTCTCCCCTACCGTGCGCACCTTCCCCCGGCTTCGTCTGCAGCCCGTGTCTCG gaaatcccttccctcttgcccggccgtgggcaaaaggcccccggccggccttctcgcgccctcgcagccctctctctctctccctcccaaaccctagcagcacCATAACATTTGGTATTCCCGGGTTCGATCATGTCcagccctccaccgagttcttcccacccgccgccgccgcactccGACGTCCCCGCCATTCTCTCCCCGGCGGAGATCACCGCAGCCCTCCGCGATCTCACCACTGCTGTCCAGGAGATCCGCCTCTTCCTGGCCGGTCCCTACGGGCCGCCGCTGCCGGCGGCGCTGCTGCCGTGGCAGCCGACGCACCAGGCGGCCTCCGCCGCGATCGCCGGGCCGCTGCAGCCGACGCTGCTGCTGTCGTCGCCGCCACCCAACGCCGGGCTGCTGCAGTCCCCGCTGCCGCTATCCACCATCTCCGGGCCGAGCCCTACCTCGGCGCCGGGGTCCCTCTTCTCCAGCAGCCGGCCGCCTTCTTCCCCACCGGGACGCTACAGCAGCAACAGCAGctgccgccgccaccaacgccaCCACTGCAGCTGCTGTCCTCACCGACGCTATCCCTGCCGTTCGGTGGGCAGCTGCAACAACAGCAGCAGTTGTCGTCGCGACCAACACCGCAGCAGCGGCTGCTGCCGCCACCGACGCCGTCCCTGCCTTTCGGCGGTGTGGGAGCGACCTTGGCCCCaggctctacatcgacaccgcccgggatgcccttccaccaggtctgtttccctccgtcgccgtcaccgcttccggcttggatcgctatccgccacgtgtcggcggcggtgaggctgcaggctgctgcgcgcggcctcctagtgcgtcggcgtgtgcgggagatgcgtgatctgcagctgcagctcctccaagttgcgcttcgttgcgcaacggacctcgatctcgtccgctgcgtcggggatcttgggcgtgcggtttgccccacgggcggcggacatgttgtttttcccgcgggcagcgacctcaaagtctgcgccatcgacagtcatccggcagggagaaggcatggtgtcaccgacaggagcgcactgcgtagcaccactgcattccgccgccgcccgccgcgcgggctccttttgtcccgctggtttccatgggatccaggtggctgtacaggtgcacgtccgacgggcgaatggtgtccactttattttcaggggtcaacaataaagcgtCCCAGTCTATTTCAGGTTGAGAGTAATAAAACAAGCCGAGATGTAAAAGGCTCATTTTTAGGTGTTAGGATTGTGTTGCGTCGAGTCATGGTTTGTTTCGgttgcagctcgaggacgagctgcatgTCCAGGTGGGGTGTAGTGTTAGAGTACGTTGGGCCTGTTAGTTTTATgatttgcttaggggtcaagtaa
- the LOC139837830 gene encoding uncharacterized protein — protein sequence MEVSVNSDNKSKGVGCQDGKSGGKMHNVTMGMEVFDCSICSNPLSVLRGIPFARLAATSSQKATVASQSMDEEEDTREEEEDTREEEEESRDEEASTEMAPKKLRIRGEAQVPDESKEPATEDEKWLLVPGKIENFTYTGKNVRVPGSLIGAAIRKYWPGMYTPVLGGESKLAYTWEDFEIAPYPGFTSAADAVIKKFWRNYRVATEHKERADVVLRNMCRKLTRQQWYNQRITCIGHFYAEQGVRYTKPEIVQGLAPAMTIDDFMSVVPHWADNNKRAAFMELVKNWVGENPDFKAVSDRNKANRGNQGTHTAGSSSTDRYRERLGKKLGRELGEMEAWTHLKRRWRTL from the exons ATGGAGGTATCAGTCAACTCCGACAACAAGAGTAAAGGAGTTGGTTGCCAAGATGGAAAGAGCGGTGGTAAGATGCATAATGTCACCATGGGGATGGAGGTATTTGACTGCTCCATCTGCTCCAACCCCCTCAG TGTTCTAAGGGGAATTCCATTTGCTCGCCTTGCTGCAACAAGCTCCCAGAAAGCGACCG tggcttcacagtctatggatgaggaggaggacactagggaggaggaggaggacactagggaggaggaggaggagtctagggacgaggaggcttcgacggagatggctccgaagaagttgcggattcgtggggaagcgcaggttcccgatgagagtaaggaacctgctacggaggatgagaagtggctccttgtcccaggaaagataga gaatttcacatacacggggaagaatgtccgcgtgccagggagtctgattggagctgctattaggaagtactggccggggatgtacactccggtccttgggggcgagtccaagctagcctacacttgggaagactttgagatagcgccttaccctggctttacttccgccgccgacgccgtgatcaagaagttttgg cgcaattatagggtggcgactgagcataaggagagggcggacgtggtgctccgtaacatgtgtcggaagttgacacggcagcagtggtacaaccagaggatcacgtgcatcggccacttctatgctgagcagggcgtaaggtacacaaagcctgagattgtgcagggactcgccccggctatgacgatagatgacttcatgtcg gttgtaccacattgggctgataataataagagggccgccttcatggagttggtcaagaattgggtcggcgaaaaccccgatttcaaggccgtgagcgaccggaacaaggccaaccgtgggaatcagggaacacacactgcggggagcagcagcaccgatcgctatcgggagcgtctg gggaagaagctcgggagggaacTTGGTGAGATGGAAGCGTGGACGCACCTGAAGCGG aggtggaggaccctatga